The following proteins are encoded in a genomic region of Oxyura jamaicensis isolate SHBP4307 breed ruddy duck chromosome 5 unlocalized genomic scaffold, BPBGC_Ojam_1.0 oxy5_random_OJ106518, whole genome shotgun sequence:
- the LOC118157414 gene encoding adenylosuccinate synthetase isozyme 1 A, whose translation MSGTRASNDRTSHAGGGGLKRARSEPGGNKVTVVLGAQWGDEGKGKVVDLLATESDVVCRCQGGNNAGHTVVVDGKEYDFHLFPSGIINPKAISFIGNGVVIHLPGLFEEAEKNEKKGLKDWEKRLIISDRAHIVFDFHQAVDGLQEVQRQAQEGKNIGTTKKGIGPTYSSKAARTGLRICDLLSDFDEFSSRFKNLAQQYKSMFPTLEIDIEGQLKKLKGYAEKIRPMVRDGVYFMYEALHGSPKKILVEGANAALLDIDFGTYPFVTSSNCTVGGVCTGLGIPPQHVGDVYGVVKAYTTRVGIGAFPTEQINEIGDLLQSRGHEWGVTTGRKRRCGWLDLVILKYAHMINGFTALALTKLDILDVLDEIKIGVAYKLGGKRIPYFPANQEILQKVEVEYETMPGWKTDTTGARKWEDLPPKAQNYIRCVENHVGVPVKWVGVGKSRESMIQLF comes from the exons ATGTCGGGCACCCGGGCGTCCAACGACCGCACCAGCCacgccggcggcggcgggctcAAGCGGGCGCGCAGCGAGCCGGGCGGTAACAAAGTGACGGTGGTGCTGGGGGCGCAGTGGGGGGACGAAGGCAAGGGCAAGGTTGTTGACCTGTTGGCCACCGAGTCGGACGTGGTGTGCCGGTGCCAG GGTGGTAATAACGCAGGTCATACTGTGGTTGTTGATGGGAAAGAATATGATTTCCACCTGTTTCCTAGCGGCATCATTAATCCAAAGGCAATTTCTTTTATTG GTAATGGAGTGGTTATACATTTACCAGGCCTAtttgaagaagctgaaaagaatgagaagaaag gtttaAAAGACTGGGAGAAAAGACTGATTATATCAGACAGAGCACATATAG TGTTTGACTTTCACCAGGCAGTAGATGGGCTCCAGGAAGTGCAACGTCaagcacaagaaggaaaaaa tATTGGCACAACAAAGAAGGGGATTGGACCAACATATTCTTCCAAAGCTGCACGAACAGGTCTTCGAATTTGTGACCTCCTTTCTGACTTTGATGAATTTTCTTCAAG atttaaaaatctgGCACAACAATACAAGTCAATGTTTCCAACATTGGAAATAGATATAGAAGGACAACTGAAAAAGCTAAAG GGatatgctgaaaaaataagacCGATGGTTCGAGATGgtgtatattttatgtatgaaGCTCTTCATGGCTCCCCAAAGAAGATCCTTGTTGAAGGAGCCAATGCAGCACTACTTGATATTGACTTTG GCACGTATCCTTTCGTGACTTCATCGAACTGCACTGTAGGTGGTGTATGCACTGGACTTGGCATTCCCCCCCAGCACGTTGGTGATGTGTATGGCGTGGTGAAGGCGTATACTACTCGGGTGGGAATTGGAGCCTTCCCCACTGAGCAGATTAAT GAAATTGGAGATCTTTTACAGTCCCGTGGCCACGAATGGGGAGTAACAACAGGCAGAAAGAGACGCTGTGGCTGGTTAGATCTTGTCATTTTGAAATATGCTCATATGATCAACGGATTCACTGC cttGGCCTTAACAAAGCTGGATATTCTTGATGTCCTCGATGAGATTAAAATTGGTGTTGCTTACAAATTGGGTGGAAAAAGAATTCCATATTTTCCAG CTAATCAAGAGATATTACAGAAGGTGGAAGTAGAGTACGAAACAATGCCTGGGTGGAAGACTGACACAACTGGTGCACGAAAATGGGAGGACCTCCCACCCAAGGCCCAGAATTACATCCGATGTGTGGAAAACCATGTTGGAGTGCCAG